From the Ralstonia wenshanensis genome, the window ACGATCGGCACGGCGTCGGTGCCCGTCATCGGCGGCACGGCGGCGCAGAAGGACCTGGGTGCGACGGTCACGTCCGCCGGCAACACGGTGCAGACATTGGGCGGCGGCATCAGCAATGGGCTCGGCAAGATCGGCTCGACGCCCGACCCGGTCGGCACCACGGTGCAAAGCTCGGGTGACGTGATCCGCTCCGCTGGGGTGACGACAGGCAACGCGGGGCAGACCGTCTCGGATCTGGGTGCCGCCGGCAGCCCGCTGGCGCCGCTGAATCCGGTGACGTCACCGGTGGGCAGCGGTGTGTCTGCGCTGGGTCAGGTGATGCAGGGTGCTGGCGGGCTCGTCACGATTGGCACGTCGAGCGGCCCGGTGCAGCAGGTCACGCAGCAGACCAGCAACGCGATCGTGCCGCTGTCGTCGCAGGTGGTGAAGGGCACGCAGACGGTCGGCAGCACGACGATGCTCGGCGGCCCGCTGGCCGGCGCGCTCAACACGGTTGGCGGCGGCCTGCAGAGCGCAGGGGCGCAAGTCGGTACGGCCGGCGGCAACCCCGTCGCGGCTGACGTGGGCGGTGTGGTTGGCGCCGTCGGCGGCACGGTGGCCAGCAC encodes:
- a CDS encoding collagen-like triple helix repeat-containing protein, producing MKIQNPLHTSSSVSSSAVSASRTLLAAAAVAVLTLAGCASGGNPNGDTTPSSTANNDPGAVPVGNVASSSGNVVTQTGKTVSDLGTTIGTASVPVIGGTAAQKDLGATVTSAGNTVQTLGGGISNGLGKIGSTPDPVGTTVQSSGDVIRSAGVTTGNAGQTVSDLGAAGSPLAPLNPVTSPVGSGVSALGQVMQGAGGLVTIGTSSGPVQQVTQQTSNAIVPLSSQVVKGTQTVGSTTMLGGPLAGALNTVGGGLQSAGAQVGTAGGNPVAADVGGVVGAVGGTVASTGGLVNGGSGGGSTNPLAPITGALGGGVGGGSNPLAPVTSALSGAAGSGNPLAPITNALGGVTNAAGTSGSNPLSPLTGALSAH